A window of [Ruminococcus] lactaris ATCC 29176 genomic DNA:
CTTCCCTCTTCTGCTGTTACAGCATCCCAGGAAAGTTTTACATTCTCACCGTCTGCACGAAGAGCTGTCAGTCCTGTCGGAGCTGCTACCTCAGCGGATGCCGGGATATCTTTTAATGTATAGCTCTTTCCGGCTTCTGTCGCGAAAGAGATACGGTTTTCTTTTACAGGTGTCACATCGACTACATTTCCGTCGCTGTCCACTACTGTTGCAAGAGATGCATTCTTTGTCTGTACTACTGCTTCTCCGCCGTTCTCGGAAAGAATGGTAGCAGTTGTTACATTTCCGTCTTTCCAGTCCATGGATACTTTAAAGTTGCCCTGTGCAACCAGTCCATTTACACTTCCGTTTGCCCAGTCATCCGGAACTGCCGGAAGAAGATTGATGTATCCTGCATTGCTCTGCAGAAGCATCTCAGCCACACCGGATGTATAACCGAAGTTACCATCGATCTGGAAATATTTCGGCTGATGATAATCGAACAGATTCGCATAGATTCCGCCGTTGAACAGGTTCTTGATGATCTGATAAGTTTTATTTCCATCACCCAGTCTTGCCCAGCTGTTGATTCTCTGTGCCATTCCCCATCCGGTACTTTCATCTGTACGGTTCTGCATGGATACCTTTGCTGCTGCAAACCACTCTGCATGATCCTCTGTAATGAGGTCTCCCGGGAAAAGTCCGAGAAGGTGGGACATATGACGGTGGTTATATCCTTCTCCGAGTGTAGCTCCACTTGCAGTATGGTTAAAGGTTGTCTCTGTATACCATTCTTTGATCTGTCCGCTGTCGCCGACCTCGATCGGTCCTTTCAGGTCAGCCTGGTTTGCTTTCCATGTAGCTACCAGATCTGCATCTGTTCCAAGGACTTCTGCTGCTTTGATTGTATCCTCATATAACTGCCAGATCAGTGTCTGCTCATACGTGTTACCACTTGTGACCGGTCCATGCTCCGGTGAATATGCCGGTGAAGATACCAGCTTTCCATCGCTGTCGCGGACAAGCATCCGATCATACAGTTTTGCCTCTTCTTTCATCATCGGATAGATATTGTCTCTTAAATAAGATGTATCTCCGGTATACTCATAATAAGCCCAGCAGTTCTGCAAGATCCACGGTACTGCTGCCGGTGACCATCCCCAACTGAAACTCCATCCGGGGCAGGTCCATCCGAACGGGTTGTTCTGCGTATGTGCCATGAATCCATTTTCCTCGCCATCGGCACTGGAAACTCCTGCATAAATTGCCGCAGTCACACGCCCCGGTTCTCTCAAAGCATCGATATAATCAACCAATGGCTGTGCACACTCTGCCATGTTGGTAGAATATGTCGGCCAGTAGTTCATCTGTAAGTTTACATTCATATGGTAATCTGAATGCCATGGAGAGTTGTTCGCTCCTACCCACAGTCCCTGAAGGTTGGAAGGAAGTGTCTCTCTGACATAACCATTTCCATCTGTCTTTGTCTCTCTGGAAGACTCAATGGTCATAAATCTTCCGTACTGGAACAGCATAACTTCCAGCTGACGTCTTTCAGCTTCTGATGCAGTTCCTGCTTTGTATGCGGAAAGAAGTGCATCTGTTGTCTTTGTTGAGACAGTCTGTCCAAGATTCAGATCAACACGGTTGAAGATCTCCTGATAATCACTTACATGATTCGCTTTCAGTTCTTCGTATGTCTTAACTGCTGCCTGATCTACATACCATTTTACACGGTTTGTCAGTTCGCTTGCAGTCTCACCTGTTCTGTAGCTCGGATATTCATCCTTATAATCTGTTCCCATGGAAGTGATGATCGTAACCTCACTTGCACCGGAAACACTTACTTTTCCATCCCCATCTGTCACCGTACCGGCATTGTCGGTAATAACCTGAGTCTGGGATGAAAATTTCATCTGGTTGTCTGTGAGCTGTCCGTTAATGGAGATCCGTCCATCTGACACGGTTGTATCCCATGTTCTCTGATAGCTGCTATCGCCAATCCCATTAATAGCACTTCCTCTGCTATTATCCGGTTCTACACTTACATCCAGACTGATCTTTTCAGAACCGTCTGCTGTGATATGTGTAACAATAACATTGTCCGGATAACTTGTGAAGTTCTCTCTTGAATAATGAGTACTTCCCTTGTCATAGTTTACACCTGCGATGGCTGTTTTCAGATCCAGGTCACGGGTATAATTCGTCACATCGTTGTTAGATGATACATTTTTGAAATCAATATACATATTTCCCCAGCTCAGGTAATATCCATATCCATTGGTTCCTGCATCATCGCTTACACCGACCAGGTTGCTGTTTGCAAGACTGATTGCGGAGCTGTCCTGGCCATTTGCGAAATAGTTGTGGATTGATGTCATAGTCGCTCCGTTATTTCCCTTGTTCTCCAGGTTACCTCCATTGTAATTCGGTCTGCTGGTGCTTGGTCCTCCTGACCAAAGCGATTTGTCATTCAGCTGGATACGCTCTCTGGTGATTCCGCCGAATACCGTTCCACCGATTGCACCATTACCGATCGGAAGTGACTTTTCCTGCCAACCTTCGTAATACTTGGTAATATCTGCCGGACTCGTATACCACAGCTTCAGATCATTGTCACCGGTCTGCTGCGTTACAGCGGCCGGTTCCGCATTGACCTGCGTTGCCATATACGGCAGAGACGTCACAGCCATTGCTGCTGCACAGGCACTTGCAAGTACCCGCCATTTCATTTTTCTTCTCATAATACCCCTTTCTGATACGTTTCTGATGTATCTTAATTTATTGTCATGAAATTCCTCTGCCTTCGATTCCTATGGGCAGACTCCTCCCAATGTCCAATTATCTACTATAATCCACGCAAATTAGAAGCCTGTTTCAAATTAGCATTTTATGCTAATTCTAGATAGACTTTCTCTTTCGTGAAATTGGTTTTGGTGCTTTTTTGTTTTTGTTTTCTGCTGAAGCAGCTTTTGCATTTACAACCTCATACACTATGGAATCAATATCTTCTTGAGAAAGATCGATGGTATCCATTTTATATGTCCATTTGTATGGCACAGGTTCTTTGTTGATTTCATCAAAGTATCTGTAGATTCTATCTTCGAGTTCTTTCTTGCTTTCCACACGGATTCCACCCAGCATCTGCTTTGTCATTTTACTGAAAAAACCTTCAATCATGTTTAACCAGGAACCATGTTTGGGTGTAAATACAAACTCAAAACGTCCAGAAACCGTATTCAGATATTCCTGGGTTTCTTTGGAGGTATGTGCAGAGTGATTATCCAGAATAATCCGAATCATATCGCCCTTTGGATATTTTTCATCAAGTTTCTTTAGAAAAGTCACAAAGTCAGAACTTTTATGAGTTTCACTTACTAATGGAATTGCTTCTCCTGAGAGCAAATCAATCGCTGCAAGCAGGGAGAGGGTTCCCAGCCTGACATACTCATAATCTCGCTGATAGCCATTCCTTTTATCTGTATTCGGAATCGGTGGACGGTCTTCACCTGTGGTAGCAATTGCCTGAATTCCTGGCTTTTCATCATAAGACAGGGTATGTACGGCATCTTTCTCAAAGGGAATCAGTTTTCCATCCTTGTCAAACTGCATTTCAATCTGCTTGTAGATAACAAGGACATCATGCATTTTTGCATCAAACTCAGGATCCCGTCTTTCGCAGTAATAGGACACCTGAAACGGTTTGATCCTTGCATTGCTCAGAATTTTCCGAAGCGTTGTTTCAGCTACTGTTGCCATACGAGGATGCCCTTCCGTTTCTGCTATAGAGTTGATGAATTTCCTGAAACTCATGGGATACCAGAATTCAGCAGAATAGCCGTAATCCTTCGGTTTTTGGCAGGCTTTACTGATTACCCAGGTGATATCGTCATCGGTGATTTCCGTTTTTCTTCCACGGCCTTTGTTATCACGTAAAGAAGCTTCAACACCGTTCTCTTTAAATTTGTTAAGACAACGTTTTACCACACTGATTCCAATATCCAGTTTGTCAGCAATTGCTTCGTTAGATGCACCCTCAGATTTGAGCAGAAGGATCCTAGCACGTTGATAAACGCGAATTTCCAAAGTGCTCTGAGTCAGCAGTTTATTTAAGTAAGATTTATCATCGTCTGTTAAAGAAATAGTTTTAATTGTATTAGGCATAATTGGCACCTCCGATGGTTCAATTATACCATAATAGGAATGTGAATTAAAATAGTTTGTTATTTAAAGTGGATTATACTACATTATAAAACTTTTCTTTTGAATGTGCTTGTTTAATTTACTCTTTATAATCGCTTATTTTGTCAAATTCAGAACCTCTGAATTTACATTTTATTTATATTTTTTAAAAAAATATTCACATTTTTTGTATTTTTCGGTACATTTTTTCTTTATTTCTGTTATAATACAGATTAACGCTTATTAATTGTGCTTATCTATGGAGGCTTTTTTTACACATGAAGAAAAAAACTACTGTTCAGTCAGTAAATAAACATTCTACTCCTCCTGCTGAGGAGACTAAGATTCAGGAACACGAAGTACCTGGATTGATGACATTGTCCGATTCCATCCTGTCCGGTGCTGTTGTTGAATATCGTAAAGCCGGTTATAGTTTTGCCCGGCACTTACATACAAATATTGAGATTTATCGGATTCTTTCCGGTGAATGTTATATGGATATTCAGTCGGAAACGATCCACTGTACAGCGGGCGAATTTATCATGTTACTCCCCGATGTAGTTCATTCTTTTTATCTGAATGACACATCTGACTGTGAATTTCAGCATATTCACTTTAACCCTGAGATGTTTTCCACGATTGTTCTTGAAGATGAGGGAGTTTTTCCTATCACCCTGATGCATGCGATCCTCTTTTCTGCCCAGTTCTATTACCGGATGGAATCTGATCCAGTCATCGACGAACATCTTCAGAAGCTCATTACTCTCTATGCTTCATCCAACAGTCTGTTCTCTGCTGCAAATATTAACGTTGCACTGATGAACCTGATGTTGTATATCCTTGACCATACAGAGACAGAGCATGGATTTTCCGAACCACAGCTTCAGAACAGCTATGTTGCTTATACACTGAATTACATTCGGGAAAATTTTACCCAGAAGATCCGTCAGGAGGATATCGCCTTGCAGCTGCATATCTCTGTCCGCTATCTGAGTAAGATCTTCAAAAATTATATGGGGGTAACCCTTTCTAATTACATTAACATTTACCGGATCAACCGTTCCATCGAGTTAATGCAGAATACAAGTCTAACGCTGACAGAAATCGCTCTGCAGGTCGGATTCAAAGATTCCCAGCATTATTCTAAGGTCTTTATGAATGTAATCAATGCAACACCATCCCATTACAGAAAAGCGATTTTGAAATAAAAACCACAAAAAAATTCCTTCCAGGAAACCCCCGGAAGGAATTTTTTATTCTTTTATTGCATTGAAAATTCGGAACTCACTTCAGATTAGTTTGTTCTTCTTCTCCTTGCCATTACTGCAACGAGTCCTGCTGCCAGGCAAAGCATTGCCATTCCTGCTACATTTGATGTATCACCAGTCTTGGCTGCTTTCGCTACATTTGATGTACCATTTGCAGTACCGTTATTGGATGATCCATTGTTGAAAGAACCATTATTATTTGATCCGTTATTCGCATTGCCGTTGTTATTTCCGCCATTATTATCGGATCCGTTATTATCGTCTTTCTTGTCATCATCCTTATTGCTGTCGTCCTTCTTATCATCATCTTTTGCTTTCAGGGCTGCTCTTGCTTCTTTTACAGCCTGTACTGCTGCATCAATCTCATCCTGAGTTGCATCTGAATTCTGAAGAACTGCATTTGCCGCATCGATTGCTGACTGAAGAGCTGCAAGTGATGCTTCTGTATACTTGTCTGTTGCTCCGACAACTTCTGTTGCATCTGCAACCGCCTTTTCAAGCTCCTCTTTTACAACCGGTGCTTTCTTCTCTTCGAGTGCTGCCTTTGCTGCATTTACAGCTTCAACCTGTGCATCTACCTCTGCCTGGGTTGCGTTGTCATCAGCCAGAACTCTATTGGCTGCATCAATTGCTGTCTGAAGAGCTGCGATGGATTCTTCTGTATACTTATCTGTCAGGGCTGCTTCACCCTCTGCTGCTTTCACTGCAAGTCTCAGTGCAGATTTGTCTGCCTTCTCTTTCAGTGCTGCAATCTTAGCTTCTACATTTGCTTTTGCATTGTCAACTTCTGTCTGAGTTGCATCTGCTTTGTTGTAAACTGTCTGAGCTTCATCTACAGCATTCTGAAGTGCTTCCAGAGAAGCCGGTGTATAAGCGTCTGTCTGTGCGAGCTTCTCATTTGCTGTATTGATTGCTGCAAGCAGATTTTCCTTTGCAACTGTCACTGCATCTTTTGCAAATGTTACTGCAATCGTATGGTTTGCTGTTACGTCTGAGAATGTATATTCTGTTACAACGTCAACTGCAGTTCCATCTACTGTAAGGCTGTCTACATGATATCCGTCATTCGGTGTGATCGTGAATGCTTTGGATGTTCCTTTGTAAACATTTGTTGCTCCTGTCGGTGCGATCTTTCCACCATTACCTGCTGTTGCTGTAATTGTGAACTGAGTCTGGATGTCAGCAATCTTTGCTGTGATCTCAGCTTTCTTCGCATCTACATCTGCCTGAGAGCTTGCTGTTGTCAACTGCTTTCCTGCATTTACAAGTTCCTGAAGCTCTACAAGTGCCGCTGCAGAATATTTATCTTTATCTGCTGCATTGAGGATTGCCTCTGCATTTGTGATCGCTGTCTGAAGTTCTGTAAGGTCAGCTTCGTCTGCTGTCTTTGTAAGTACAATATCAAACTTATCAAGCTGTGGAGCTTTATTTGTATCCGGTGCTGTAAGGATCAGAGTTCCTGCTCCTGCCTCTGTTACTTCAAGTGTAAGAGTGAATGTCTTCACTGTCAGAGAACCATTTTCACTTGTTGACGGGCAGTCAACCTGAGTAGCTGTGATCTTTCCATTTTCTTCTGAGAATGCAAGCTTATTTGCTGCTCCGGCACGATAAGTACCCGTTACAGTGTATGTTCCCGGAACTGTTGCTACATATGCATATTTTGCATAATCTTTGTATGCCATACAGTTCAGGAATTTCCCATTACTTGCCCAGTCGCCTGTTCCAAGACTAAGCGGCCAGCTTGGATCGGAATCTGAATCATTACTGTTGATCAGTTCTGTTGCATGCTCTGCTTCCAGAGTCTTTGTCGTTCCCTTTGTTGTCGGGAATTCAAATGGATTTGCTGCAGTATAATTTATAAATGCAAATGTTGCCTCAATTGTATGAGCTGCAGTTACATTTTCAAATGTATAGGAAGTTCTCTTTCCTACAGATGTTCCGTCAACTTTAACATCGCTGACTTCATATCCATCATTTGCTGCAATCGTGAATGTTGCACTTTCACCTTCTGTAACAGATACCTTGCCATCTGCAAGACCTTCTGCTGTGATCGTACCGCCTTCACCTGCTGTTGCTGTGATATCATAAGACTCAACTGCAACATTCTTTGGTGTGATAATGAAGTAATCAATTCCAGGTCCCTTATTTGTATTCGGGGCTGTGACAGAGATCATTCCGTCTCCTGCTTCTGTTACTTCAATATCAAATTCTACTGTTCCAAATACAACACTATTGTTTTCCTTTGTAGGATCAACTTCTAATGTCTTTTCTGTAATCTTTCCATCTGCCTCTGTGATCCTGATTCCATTTTTTGCGTTCACATCAGAACCACTGCGATATCTCATAACTACGTGGTATGTACCTGTCTTATCTGCATGATATGCATATTTCAGTACATCTTTGTATGCCATATCTGTTACAAAGCTTCCATTACTTGCATCTGTATTTGCTGCAATCTTCATCGGATAACTTGGATCAGAATCTGAATCATTGCTATTGGTTAATTCTGTCGCAAACTCTGCTTCCAGAGTTGCACTTGTTCCCGTCTTCCATGGGAACTGGAATCTGTCATCTGTTGTATATTTTGTACGTGCTACAAGAGCATTCTTTGCAGTTTCAAGTGCTGTATATGCATTTCTGATCGTTGCATCTGTTGCACTCTCATTTGCCAGTGTTTCCTGTGCTGCTTTCAGTGCTGCTACAAATGTATCCCAGCCGCCTGAATACAGATTTTCTTTCAGTTCTACTGACTGATTAACCAGCGTCTGAAGTTTCTCACTGTTGATTGCATCTGCATCTTTGATCGTGATCCTTGCAGAACTGTTGAAACCGATAATTGCGTTTTCCGGTGTTTTCTCTGTCAGTTCGATTGAGAATACACGGTCACCAGTCGTATTTGTGTTACGTCTTGTTTCTGCTGCTTTCTGAACAGTTACTTCTGATTCTCCATCATTCAGTGTTACTGTTGGTGCAAGCTCTGTATTGAAGTCATCCTGGATTGCACTTCCTGGATTTGGCTGAATCTTTGCTGTGATCGTTCCCTTTGTTCCACCGACACGTTTTACTTTGACATCCAGTGTGGATTCTTCGTTCATTGTGTAAGCAGAATTTTCAAGTTCGATCATTCCTACGCCACCATTATTGATCACGTAAGCTGCTTCTACACCGATCGCTGCACTTGTCTTTGCAACAACTCTCAGTGTATGATGACCGTCTGTCAGATCTGCAGATTCAAAAATCTTTGTTCCGGTGGATCTGCTTGTCGCATGCGTATTGATCGTCTCTACCAGCTGTTCATCAATATAGACATCAGCAGAACCATGTCCCGGGTCTTTTGTTCCCATCAGATATACTTTTGTTCCGTCAAATGTATAAGTAAATTCTGCATTTGCCTTATTGGACCATGTATTCTGACCATTGATATAGGAGCTTCCTGTCTGCGGATTCCATCCTGTGGAGCTGAATGTAAACTTGCTTGTATCGTTGACACTTGTTGTCTCCATTCCCTCCGGTGCAGTACCTGCTAACTGGAATCCTTCACTTGCCTTGTATACACCAACTTCACTTAACATCGGAACTTTACCGTCTGATGTTCCTACAGTAATTTTTACCTGAGTTGCTGATACAGGAGATGTTCTGACCAGTCTCTTTGCACCGATCGTAACACCACTCTTCAGTGTCTGCCAGTTCGCACTGTCGGATGTCTTGTACTCAACTTTGTAGCTGTTAATGTGCTGTCCTTTCTGGATTGCCTCTTCAATAGAAACTACATCAAATTTCTTTGCAGTATTCCATTTGATCGTCAGACTTCCGCTCTTTGTGCCGTCATCTGTTGTCCAGTATGTTGCATCATCACCGTCTACTACATTACCCGGTTTGAAATCAATATCATTTCCACGGACATTGGATGCTGTGATCGTTGTTCCTGTTGCTTTCGCAAGGTTTGTGCGGAATGTTTCTTCTATATTATTTCCAAATTCAGTTACTCTGTCCAGAATTGCCTGGTCTACTGTACCCTGATTGTTCGGAGGCACATTCAGAAGCATGGTTGCATTATGTCCTACTGAATCAAAATACATTGTTGCAAGCTGAGAAATCGTCTTCGGAGTACACTTATTTGTTCCCCAGAACCATCCGGATGTGATACGTCCGTCACACTCCGGTACAGTCCATTTGTTACCATTCTCGTATCCCTTTGTATACGGTGTGCTTCCGTTGCTGTCAATCGTATTTGCATTAACATTTACGTTTGATTTTGACCAGGTATTTTCATGAGCTACACCATCTTCATTTCCGATCCAGCGAACTGTTGTATAGGCACCAGCTCCGAACAGCATACAGTCTGCATCATATTTAGCTGCTTTTCCTTCGTATTTCTGAATGGTATTGAACCATCTTGTGAAGTCGTATTCCTGTGCATTCGCACCACTTCCCTTTGCTCCGTCCATCCATACTTCTACGAAATGTCCGTTGTTACCGTACTTGTCATTGCTGAGAATTTCTGTTAACTGATTATTGTAGTAATCATTGTAGTCAAGCACATCATTCTCTTTTGTTGTTGGATTTCTATTTGCATCATAATATCCGTAAGATGGTTCATGGATATCCCATGGTGACAGATAGAGTCCCATGTCCAGACCATACTTTGTGCAGGCTGCGGAGATTTCAGCAAGGACATCTCCTTCACCATTCTTATAATTTGTATTCTTTACACAGTAATCTGTATAGGCACTGTTCCAGATACAGAAACCATCATGATGCTTTGCAGTTACAATAATTTTCTTGAACCCTGCATTTTTCAGAGTACTTACCAGTGTATCTGCATTAAAATCATTTGACAGGGTAAAGATATCTGCCGGTGATCTGTCTCCGTAATGTTCGCCCCACTCTACCTCATTGAAGGTATTTGGTCCGAAGTGACAGAATGCTGCAAGTTCATCTTTCTGATACTTGTACTGGTTGGCATCCGGTACAACTTTATCAGCAGCCGGTGCATCTGTATTATTGTCTGCACAGTCAGCGTCTGTCACTTCACCGGAAGCTGCAGATACCGTTACTGCTGTAGTCCCGATGGAACCAAATACAGTTGTCACTCCGAGAATAAGTCCCATAACCATTGAAAGGGTCTTTTTCTTCATTTCTTTCCTCCCATTATGTTATCAAAGCGGAGGAGATCAGCATTTTTCATAACTCCCCTCCCCCGCTTTTTTTCTGAGTTTCAGATTTGCAAAACCGAGAAACTTTTAGTTCTCTTTTTTACGCTTTACTACAACGCCTGCTGCCGCTGCGGATGCTGCCAGTGCGAATGCCCAAACTGCCACGTTTGTTGTATCGCCTGTCTTAGCTGCTTTCTTAGTATTGTCTACCTTTGTTGTAGTCTTATTGTCAGACTTGGATGTATTAGAAGAATTGTTGTTCTTGTTGTCGTCAACCTTTGTATCATCCTTCTTATTGTCACCCTTGTTGCCGTCGTCTTTCTTTCCGTCATCTGTCTTCTTTTCTACAAGAGCATTGAGGGCTTTTGCGATGGCTTTATTTGCTTCGTCAACCTGAGCCTGCGTTGCATTTTCGTCATTCAGAACGGATGCGTACTGATCGTAAACTGCCTGCAGGGCTTTCAGTGATTCTGCTGTGTACTTGTCTGTTGCTGCAAGTGCTGCATCTGCCTTTGCTGTAGTTGCCTTGAGTTCTGTCTTATCAACTACTGTCGGATCAGGATTTACAGCATCTTTCTTTGTTGTAAATGTAGCTGCTGCCTTTGCGGATACATTGTTATTTGTATCAACAGCTTCTACCTCTACTGTGTACTCTGTTCCTTCTGTAAGACCTGTCAGTACATATTCTGTTGTTGCTACCAGTGTATCATTGACCTGAGTTCCGTTTACATATACATTGTATCCGGCAACTCCTTCATTATCTGTAGAAGCTGTCCATGTAACAGTTGCACCTGTCTTTGTAACATCAGATGCTTTTACGTCTGCAGGAACGCTCGGAGCTTCTGTATCGGCTGCCTTTGCTGTTGTAAATGTAGCTGCCTCTGATTTCTCAGATACATTTCCTGCTGCATCTACTGCTGTAATTTTTACACTGTACTCTGTAGCTGCTGTAAGACCTGTCAGGTCATACTCTGTAGCTGTTACCAGTTCTGTGTTTACCTTTTCTCCGTTTACATATACGTTGTATCCAGTTGTTGCAACGTTATCCAGAGCTGCTTCCCATGCAACATGAGCTGTTGTCTCTGTAACATCTGCTGTTCTTACTGCTGTCGGAGCATCCGGTGCTTCTGTATCAACTACTGCCTTGTCAACGTATGTGATGATCGGAGTAACATGAACAGACGGCCTGCTTGGATTGCTGTTGCAGCTTGCTGTTACGCGGATCACATCGCCCTTGTTCAGTTCAATCTCATCAAAATTTGCCCAGTCTGCTGCTTTCTGATTACTTGTTGAAAGTGTTACACTCTGTTTTACTGTATCATTTACAAGAAGGCTTAATGTAACTGTTCCGCCTGAGTTTCCAGCCTGACGCAGATACGGCTCACCATCTTTTACATTGAAGGATACTGTACCGCTCTTCGGTGCTCTGAATACCATTGCTGTCGAATAAGAAGTCTGCGGTGGAGCAGAGATCAGTCCATGAATGGAATCGCTCATTGCTGTACTGTGATTTGGAGCATCTACACCAACACCATAGTATGTATTCAGTACCCAGTTTGGATAAGTATTATCATAAGCTGTCATATCAGCCCAGTCGCCATTACCGTTCTTCTGCTGTGCAAACCATACATTTCCCTGCTGCTGTCCTGCATAGTCCAGTGTCCAGTTGTATGTATTCTTCTGAGCTACCGTATAGTCATTTGTTGTTCCGTCTTCAGCCGTGATGCGTACTGTCACTCCTGCTGTTACTGCATCTCCGTCAGCTAATGCTGTTCCATTGTTCAGTACGGAAACTGTTGCTGTATCAGCTACTGTGATGTTCTTCTTCAGCTCGCTGACTGTTGTAGCATTTGCTGTTGTATAAGGAACACTCAGTGTCTTTCCGCTTACCATGTAGTAAGAAGATTTCAGTTCTTTATCAGAACTTGCAACTACTGTATAAGTTACATCCTCCATTCCTTCATAAGAAAGAACGACGGTTGCTCCACCTTTCACGATATCTGCATCGCCAAGAACTTTATCACCATTTTTTACAGTAACTGTAACGCCTGTATCAACGATGATGTTGTTGCGGAACTGCTCTACTGTTGTATTCTTCGGAAGATCACTTACATTTGTTCCTGAAATTGTGTATGTATTGGAACGAAGTACAAGTGCTGTAACTGCATCACTTTCTGCTGCTCCGATTTCCGGTACTGCTGTGATTGCATGTCCGAAGAAGTCATGATCGATAGAATAACCATTTCTGTCAACAATTACTTTACCAGCATTGATAGCCGGTGAGTTTGCTGCCAGTTTGTATCCATCAAATTCTGTAGTAGCTGTCGGATCTTCATGCAGTCTTGCCTGCTTGTCCTCTGCTGCTGCAACCGGACCTGAACCTGCATCAACAAGTACTGCTGTTCCTGCGGATACCTTTACTGCATTTGCATCAGTTGGATAATTGGATACATTGTAGTACAGGTTGTTGCTGTATGTCTTGTTATTTCCTGGATTCCAGTTTGTCGCATTAACCGATGTATCTCCTGCAAAATAGAAGATGTTATTCTCAATCGTTACCGGTCCATTATTAGAATGTGCTGTAGACCAGATACTTGTAAGTCCTTTCTTAATATAGAAAGTATTATTGTAAACCTGACAATTTCCTGTATTTCCTGCAGGATCGAGAGGTCCCATATCTTCATTCTGGCTGATGTTGTAACGGAATGTATTATTGATGGACTGCGGTCCACAGAACATGATCGTACTTGCCGTATTGCCGTGGCTGTAGTTGTACTGATAGTTTGTTCCATCACCGTAATCAGCATCCCAAGGCTGTCCGTCACCGTTACCATGAGCTGCATTCAGTGTTGCAAAGCACTCATTGTACTGGAAGACTGTATCTTTACACTTCCATGGCCAGATACCTGCTGCAACTCGTCCATTACCTACGCCCAGTTTATTTCCTGTATCATTACCATTTGCATCGAGCTGTGGCTGCCGCTGGGAGAAATCTGTATAG
This region includes:
- a CDS encoding fibronectin type III domain-containing protein; translated protein: MKKKWMSGALALLLAGTTVASMVPAVAVNAEGQDTATGTTYYVDSQSGSDSNDGTSESKAFKTLEKVNDLDLEPGDTVLLKKGSVFEDQALKFTKEDSGTAEAPVKISTYGNGDRPQINTNGHGQWEQNYGVALDNSNHKWHGTVSSSILIMDTEYIEIEGLELTNDRNSATDTEKDKTYNDAYAMDRTGVAGVAKDNGTVDHIVLNDLYIHDVTGNVYNKHMANGGIYFIVEKPTNEATTGIARYNDVQIKNCYLDTVNRWGIAVGYTYKHGQFNNAALSDEVMSTYGSSNVVIENNYLNHVGGDAITTMYLDRALVQYNVSENAAEQINYTDFSQRQPQLDANGNDTGNKLGVGNGRVAAGIWPWKCKDTVFQYNECFATLNAAHGNGDGQPWDADYGDGTNYQYNYSHGNTASTIMFCGPQSINNTFRYNISQNEDMGPLDPAGNTGNCQVYNNTFYIKKGLTSIWSTAHSNNGPVTIENNIFYFAGDTSVNATNWNPGNNKTYSNNLYYNVSNYPTDANAVKVSAGTAVLVDAGSGPVAAAEDKQARLHEDPTATTEFDGYKLAANSPAINAGKVIVDRNGYSIDHDFFGHAITAVPEIGAAESDAVTALVLRSNTYTISGTNVSDLPKNTTVEQFRNNIIVDTGVTVTVKNGDKVLGDADIVKGGATVVLSYEGMEDVTYTVVASSDKELKSSYYMVSGKTLSVPYTTANATTVSELKKNITVADTATVSVLNNGTALADGDAVTAGVTVRITAEDGTTNDYTVAQKNTYNWTLDYAGQQQGNVWFAQQKNGNGDWADMTAYDNTYPNWVLNTYYGVGVDAPNHSTAMSDSIHGLISAPPQTSYSTAMVFRAPKSGTVSFNVKDGEPYLRQAGNSGGTVTLSLLVNDTVKQSVTLSTSNQKAADWANFDEIELNKGDVIRVTASCNSNPSRPSVHVTPIITYVDKAVVDTEAPDAPTAVRTADVTETTAHVAWEAALDNVATTGYNVYVNGEKVNTELVTATEYDLTGLTAATEYSVKITAVDAAGNVSEKSEAATFTTAKAADTEAPSVPADVKASDVTKTGATVTWTASTDNEGVAGYNVYVNGTQVNDTLVATTEYVLTGLTEGTEYTVEVEAVDTNNNVSAKAAATFTTKKDAVNPDPTVVDKTELKATTAKADAALAATDKYTAESLKALQAVYDQYASVLNDENATQAQVDEANKAIAKALNALVEKKTDDGKKDDGNKGDNKKDDTKVDDNKNNNSSNTSKSDNKTTTKVDNTKKAAKTGDTTNVAVWAFALAASAAAAGVVVKRKKEN